A genomic region of Chryseobacterium sp. KACC 21268 contains the following coding sequences:
- a CDS encoding protein-disulfide reductase DsbD family protein, which produces MKDLKLVLSTLFIFIITIFNAQIKNPVKFKFDVVSVGNDQYEAVLTGTIEDKWHIYSKDLPPDSGIPTEFKITSKDGIQLIGKATEVGKKHDEFSEAFGAQIVYYSDKVVFKQKFKPKDASKPATITAEIMYQTCNDRVCLAPNTLEFEKQIAGTATAVAPEQNVEKTKDTVYEVAPAGQVGTILKPTNIEQTSVAKQDGLRVNSLDFKNPLTDCGTVAQKPNDDNWLVLGLGFLGGLIALLTPCVFPMIPLTVSFFTKGNKDKAKGKRDAFIYGFFILLIFVLLSIPFHIIDGISGNIFNQISTNIWLNLFFFAIFLFFALSFFGYYEITLPSWIANKSSKAEEAGGMIGIFFMALTLVIVSFSCTGPILGSLLGGVVAGATNVPTLLTFALGGFGLAWALVFGLLALFPQALQSLPKSGGWMNTVKVVLGFIELALALKFLSKADLVSKTFLLKRELFIALWIIIAVGLVVYLFGKIRFPHDDKKPKISLGRRILGVFGIVFVVYLIQGLIPSEKPKLQMLSGILPPLNVSYFHDEKDGILGLKPYHNYFEAIEVAKKENKPVLIDFTGYGCENCRKMEEFVWSQDDILPILQNDLIIASVYVDDKEELPANEQIKIDMGEGQMKKVKTIGDKWSLFQQVNFNNNSQPHYVLVTPDQKVINIPVSGYMPKEDFKKFLKCGIDFYKNR; this is translated from the coding sequence ATGAAAGACTTAAAACTAGTGTTATCCACACTTTTTATATTCATCATCACCATTTTCAACGCTCAGATCAAAAATCCTGTCAAGTTCAAATTTGATGTGGTTTCTGTTGGCAATGATCAATACGAAGCTGTTCTGACAGGAACGATCGAAGACAAATGGCACATCTACTCCAAAGATCTTCCGCCAGATTCTGGGATTCCGACTGAATTCAAGATCACTTCGAAAGATGGAATCCAATTGATCGGAAAAGCGACCGAAGTTGGTAAAAAACACGATGAATTTTCGGAAGCTTTCGGAGCGCAGATTGTTTATTACTCGGATAAAGTTGTTTTCAAACAGAAGTTCAAGCCGAAAGATGCTTCGAAACCAGCAACAATTACGGCTGAAATAATGTACCAGACTTGTAACGACCGCGTTTGTCTTGCTCCAAATACTTTGGAATTTGAAAAGCAAATCGCTGGAACTGCTACGGCTGTTGCGCCTGAACAAAACGTTGAAAAAACAAAAGATACTGTTTACGAAGTCGCTCCAGCTGGACAAGTCGGAACGATTTTGAAACCGACAAATATTGAACAAACGTCAGTTGCAAAACAAGACGGTTTGCGCGTTAATTCTTTAGATTTCAAAAATCCTTTGACAGATTGCGGAACTGTTGCGCAAAAACCAAATGATGACAATTGGCTTGTTTTAGGACTTGGTTTCCTAGGTGGATTGATCGCATTGCTGACGCCGTGCGTTTTCCCAATGATCCCATTGACGGTTTCGTTCTTTACCAAAGGCAACAAAGACAAAGCAAAAGGCAAGCGTGATGCTTTTATCTATGGGTTTTTCATCTTATTGATTTTCGTTTTATTGAGTATTCCGTTTCATATTATTGATGGGATCTCAGGTAATATTTTCAATCAGATCTCGACCAATATTTGGCTGAATTTATTCTTCTTTGCGATATTTTTATTTTTTGCTTTAAGCTTTTTCGGTTATTACGAGATCACCTTGCCAAGCTGGATCGCGAATAAATCTTCCAAAGCTGAGGAAGCGGGCGGAATGATCGGGATCTTCTTTATGGCGTTGACTTTGGTCATCGTTTCATTCTCTTGTACAGGTCCAATTTTAGGAAGTTTGCTTGGTGGAGTAGTTGCTGGAGCTACGAATGTTCCGACGCTTTTGACTTTCGCTTTAGGTGGTTTCGGATTGGCTTGGGCATTGGTTTTCGGATTGTTGGCTTTGTTTCCGCAAGCGCTTCAAAGTTTGCCGAAATCTGGTGGCTGGATGAATACTGTGAAAGTCGTTTTAGGATTTATAGAATTGGCTTTAGCTCTTAAATTTCTGTCAAAAGCGGATTTGGTTTCCAAAACATTCTTGTTGAAAAGAGAATTGTTCATCGCGCTTTGGATCATCATTGCAGTCGGTTTGGTCGTTTACCTATTCGGGAAGATCAGATTTCCGCACGATGACAAGAAGCCGAAGATCAGTTTAGGAAGAAGGATTCTTGGTGTTTTTGGGATTGTTTTTGTGGTCTATTTGATTCAGGGATTGATTCCATCAGAGAAACCAAAATTGCAAATGCTAAGCGGAATCTTGCCTCCGTTGAATGTCAGCTATTTCCACGACGAAAAAGATGGAATTCTTGGCTTGAAACCTTATCACAACTACTTCGAAGCGATTGAAGTTGCGAAGAAAGAAAACAAACCTGTTTTGATAGATTTCACTGGTTACGGTTGCGAAAATTGCCGAAAAATGGAGGAATTCGTTTGGAGTCAGGATGATATTTTGCCAATCCTTCAAAACGATTTGATCATCGCTTCTGTCTATGTTGATGACAAGGAAGAATTGCCAGCGAATGAGCAGATCAAAATCGATATGGGTGAAGGTCAGATGAAAAAGGTCAAAACGATTGGTGACAAATGGAGTTTGTTCCAGCAAGTGAACTTCAACAACAATTCCCAGCCGCATTATGTCTTGGTAACGCCGGATCAAAAAGTGATCAACATCCCGGTTTCTGGTTATATGCCAAAAGAGGATTTTAAAAAATTCTTGAAATGTGGGATTGACTTTTATAAAAATAGGTAG
- a CDS encoding O-methyltransferase: MSYFEELDKEMDRYLEENASQEPAILKKLRKETYQKTTQPHMISGYLQGRLLSILTHIIQPKNVLEIGTFTGYASLSIAEGLPKDGKIYTIDKNEDLSYIPKKYFAESDYKDQIEFIIGDAKEEIKKLDKVWDLIFIDADKESYLEYLKLIKPNLRSGSIILIDNVLWYGKVLQENPKDKSTEQIKLVNKIVAEDPDFENLILPLRDGLHLIRKK, encoded by the coding sequence ATGAGTTATTTCGAAGAATTAGACAAAGAGATGGATCGATACCTGGAAGAAAATGCTTCACAAGAACCAGCAATCCTAAAGAAATTAAGAAAAGAAACTTATCAAAAGACAACGCAACCGCATATGATCTCCGGCTATTTGCAAGGCCGATTGTTGAGTATTTTGACGCATATCATTCAACCGAAAAATGTTTTGGAAATAGGAACATTTACAGGTTACGCTTCACTTAGCATTGCCGAAGGTTTGCCAAAAGACGGAAAAATCTACACGATCGATAAGAACGAAGATCTATCTTATATTCCAAAAAAATATTTTGCCGAAAGTGATTACAAAGATCAAATTGAATTCATCATAGGTGATGCGAAAGAAGAGATCAAAAAACTGGACAAGGTTTGGGATTTGATCTTCATTGATGCGGACAAAGAAAGCTATCTGGAATATCTGAAACTCATCAAACCAAATCTGCGTTCGGGAAGCATCATCCTCATCGATAACGTGCTTTGGTACGGAAAAGTCCTGCAGGAAAACCCGAAAGACAAATCTACAGAACAGATCAAACTCGTGAATAAAATCGTGGCCGAAGATCCCGATTTCGAAAATCTAATCTTACCTTTGCGAGACGGATTGCATCTCATTAGAAAGAAATAA
- a CDS encoding YARHG domain-containing protein: protein MKNLALLLLLMLLPNLILANDGAFFAKGNQLIPISETDISVKKEILTLKKIKNQYIEVTVYYEFFNPKEAKTLTVGFEAFSPQGDVEGAPKNGKHPYMSDFTVELNQEKLNYKVAYVSDSLYNNAGKIKAIDFKNFEGNKSGNYVDFFYVYHFEAHFKKGLNIIKHTYKYDVSGSIDYNYDFEYALSPAKRWGNNQIDDFTLIIDNGDFETFSINKSFFKDANEWKIDGVGKTGNVKGAPNSFIERDALKFHIQKGKVIFKKINFKPDGDLFVYSVNSIGVQDFAYLPHSYYQSINIAEPKTEFQKKLLKNLPFARRGYTFQNPELKSYFEGLDWYIPDPKYIPNVNHLTPEEKKWSEKWK, encoded by the coding sequence ATGAAAAATCTTGCACTCTTACTTTTATTGATGCTTTTGCCCAATTTGATTCTGGCAAATGATGGTGCTTTTTTCGCAAAAGGAAATCAACTCATTCCGATTTCCGAAACCGATATTTCGGTCAAAAAAGAAATTCTGACTTTGAAAAAAATCAAGAATCAATATATCGAAGTGACGGTTTACTACGAATTTTTCAATCCAAAAGAAGCCAAAACATTGACTGTCGGTTTCGAAGCTTTCTCTCCGCAAGGCGATGTGGAAGGCGCTCCGAAAAATGGGAAACATCCTTATATGAGCGACTTCACGGTAGAACTTAATCAAGAAAAATTAAACTACAAGGTTGCCTACGTTTCTGACAGTTTGTACAATAACGCGGGGAAAATCAAGGCTATCGATTTTAAGAATTTTGAAGGGAACAAAAGCGGAAACTACGTGGATTTTTTCTACGTCTATCATTTTGAAGCCCATTTCAAAAAAGGTCTGAATATCATCAAGCATACTTACAAGTACGATGTTTCAGGCTCCATCGACTACAATTACGATTTTGAATATGCACTTTCTCCGGCGAAACGTTGGGGGAACAATCAGATCGATGATTTCACTTTGATCATAGACAATGGCGATTTTGAAACGTTCTCCATCAACAAAAGTTTTTTTAAAGATGCCAATGAATGGAAAATCGACGGCGTAGGGAAAACTGGAAATGTAAAAGGAGCACCGAACTCATTCATAGAAAGAGATGCTTTGAAATTTCACATTCAAAAAGGAAAGGTTATTTTTAAGAAAATTAATTTTAAACCTGATGGGGATTTGTTTGTGTATTCGGTGAATTCTATTGGCGTTCAGGATTTTGCATACTTGCCACACTCCTATTATCAATCAATAAATATTGCCGAGCCAAAAACGGAGTTTCAAAAAAAGCTTCTGAAAAATCTTCCGTTTGCAAGACGAGGCTACACTTTCCAAAATCCCGAACTGAAAAGTTATTTCGAAGGTCTCGATTGGTATATTCCTGACCCGAAATATATTCCAAACGTGAATCACTTGACGCCAGAGGAAAAAAAGTGGTCCGAAAAATGGAAGTGA
- a CDS encoding C40 family peptidase encodes MNKGICNVSIAPLRADCSDKSEIVTQLLYGESADIIDVSNNWTRIRTHYDNYEAWMDTKQITPVSDEYLVSRKTNLIKEAFQSTMTESGKVLLSMGAEVTFETSSPTRGHDLSESIVNCAKEFLNVPYLWGGKSFFGIDCSGFTQIIYKIHGIKIPRDTYQQAEIGEALTFIEEAKPGDLAFFENSEGRIIHVGFILADQKIIHAHGKVRIDSLDSSGIFNKDQNKHTHKLRFIRSYF; translated from the coding sequence ATGAACAAAGGAATTTGCAATGTTTCCATCGCTCCGCTGAGAGCAGACTGCTCCGACAAAAGTGAGATCGTGACACAACTTCTGTATGGCGAATCTGCCGATATTATCGATGTTTCTAACAATTGGACAAGGATCCGAACGCATTACGACAACTACGAAGCTTGGATGGATACGAAGCAGATCACGCCCGTTTCCGACGAATATTTAGTCTCTAGAAAAACAAATCTTATCAAAGAAGCTTTCCAATCGACGATGACGGAAAGTGGAAAGGTGCTTCTATCAATGGGCGCTGAAGTGACTTTTGAAACCAGTTCGCCCACTCGTGGACACGACCTCAGCGAAAGTATTGTGAATTGCGCCAAAGAATTTCTCAACGTTCCTTATTTATGGGGCGGAAAAAGTTTTTTCGGGATAGATTGCAGTGGATTTACGCAGATCATTTATAAAATTCACGGCATCAAAATCCCGAGAGATACATATCAGCAAGCAGAAATCGGCGAAGCACTGACTTTCATCGAGGAAGCAAAACCGGGCGATCTCGCTTTTTTTGAAAATTCGGAAGGAAGGATTATTCACGTTGGATTTATTTTGGCGGACCAAAAGATCATTCACGCGCACGGAAAAGTGCGGATTGACAGTCTCGATTCTTCGGGGATTTTCAACAAAGATCAAAATAAGCACACGCACAAATTGAGGTTTATCAGATCTTATTTTTAG
- a CDS encoding OmpA family protein encodes MRLFKILTIAVVGLSLTSCVSKKQFDALNLNYKQCIEDAGDRMRQIQDLKGENSSLKGQNDLLVGQNNALKSSLDACLANAGKGSTNIDKLVGEINASNAYIKQLISGKSRNDSLNMALSNKLKRSLDNIADQDVDVKVLKGVVLISLSDKMLYQVGKYEIQPSAQDVLAKVAKVINDYDTYSVLIEGNTDNSPLNSNNSPRDNWELSALRATSVAKVLQNQFGVNPNRITAGGRSEYNPKTTNASVSGRGENRRTEIIIMPKLDEFMKLMDIAPVKK; translated from the coding sequence ATGAGATTATTTAAAATTCTGACAATTGCCGTAGTGGGACTTTCCCTCACCTCTTGTGTCAGCAAAAAACAATTCGACGCGCTTAATCTAAATTACAAACAATGTATTGAAGATGCAGGCGACAGAATGCGTCAAATCCAGGATTTAAAAGGTGAAAATTCTTCTCTTAAAGGTCAAAATGATCTTTTGGTTGGACAAAACAATGCGCTGAAATCCAGTCTAGATGCTTGTCTTGCCAACGCAGGAAAAGGTTCTACCAACATTGATAAATTAGTTGGTGAGATCAACGCTTCCAACGCTTACATCAAACAACTAATCTCTGGGAAAAGCAGAAACGACAGTTTGAATATGGCATTGTCAAACAAATTGAAACGTTCTCTTGACAATATCGCTGATCAAGATGTAGACGTGAAAGTTCTGAAAGGTGTTGTATTAATCTCATTATCTGACAAAATGCTTTACCAGGTTGGGAAGTACGAAATCCAGCCTTCTGCTCAGGATGTACTAGCGAAAGTGGCAAAAGTGATCAACGATTATGACACTTACAGCGTATTGATCGAGGGTAACACAGACAACTCACCATTGAACAGCAACAACTCACCAAGAGACAACTGGGAACTTTCTGCGCTTAGAGCGACTTCTGTAGCGAAAGTTTTACAAAACCAATTTGGTGTGAATCCTAACAGAATCACAGCTGGTGGTAGATCCGAGTACAATCCGAAAACAACCAACGCATCAGTTTCCGGACGTGGGGAAAACCGTAGAACGGAAATCATCATTATGCCGAAATTGGATGAATTTATGAAATTGATGGACATTGCTCCAGTTAAAAAATAA
- the tilS gene encoding tRNA lysidine(34) synthetase TilS: MLSLLKFQNVLEQLQPQSQQKTYLLAVSGGVDSMVLADLFQVSRVKFQVAHINYHLRNEDSKLDQKLVSDFCERYSIPFHLYEVSAKDQKPENSIQNWARELRYQFFRKIQKEQNLEYLVTAHHLNDQLETFIINLSKASGIKGLSGIPANENNIIRPLLNFSKDEIYEFAKENKIEFREDVSNQKTDYLRNKVRHNVVPELEKINNNLLKNFSKSIEILNQTKDVLNDLVNEKINGFKTNIETGQTIIDKEKFSKESDLIRFEILKRFGFNDEKEMQKIFTAQTGSTFFNSEYQLIINRNELILNQRMEDGRWKTEDEEIALEIFERNILIPENIKDEIQEFGKCNWKIDENKIKLPLKLRKKKEGDVFFPIGMIGKKKVSKFFKDEKISILAKQKIWLLCDANEQIIGVLPFRQDGRFASNNNLINELLIKL; this comes from the coding sequence GTGTTAAGTCTCTTAAAATTTCAAAACGTTCTTGAGCAATTACAACCTCAGTCGCAGCAAAAAACATACCTTTTGGCGGTAAGTGGTGGCGTGGACTCTATGGTTTTGGCTGATCTGTTCCAAGTTTCGCGCGTGAAATTCCAGGTTGCTCATATCAATTATCATCTTCGTAATGAGGATTCTAAGCTCGACCAGAAGCTGGTTTCAGACTTTTGTGAACGTTATAGTATTCCTTTTCATTTGTACGAAGTTTCGGCGAAGGACCAAAAGCCAGAAAATTCTATCCAAAATTGGGCCCGGGAATTACGTTACCAGTTTTTCCGGAAAATCCAAAAGGAACAAAATCTCGAATATCTTGTCACAGCCCATCATTTGAATGATCAATTGGAAACTTTCATTATTAATCTTTCGAAGGCATCTGGAATAAAAGGTTTGAGTGGAATTCCTGCGAATGAAAATAATATCATTCGTCCGCTTCTTAATTTTTCTAAAGATGAGATTTATGAGTTTGCAAAAGAAAATAAGATTGAATTTAGGGAAGATGTTTCAAACCAGAAAACCGATTATCTAAGGAATAAAGTTCGACACAATGTTGTTCCGGAATTGGAAAAGATCAATAATAATTTGCTAAAGAATTTTTCAAAAAGTATAGAGATTCTGAATCAGACCAAAGATGTTTTAAATGATTTGGTCAATGAAAAAATCAATGGTTTTAAAACAAATATTGAAACCGGACAAACTATCATTGATAAAGAGAAATTCTCGAAAGAATCCGATTTGATTCGTTTTGAGATCTTGAAACGGTTTGGTTTTAATGATGAAAAAGAAATGCAAAAGATCTTCACGGCACAAACTGGAAGTACATTTTTCAATTCAGAATATCAGTTGATTATTAATAGAAATGAGTTGATTTTGAATCAAAGGATGGAAGATGGAAGATGGAAGACGGAAGATGAAGAAATTGCTCTTGAAATCTTTGAGAGGAACATTTTAATTCCAGAAAATATTAAAGACGAAATCCAAGAATTCGGAAAGTGTAATTGGAAAATCGATGAAAACAAAATCAAGTTGCCTTTAAAATTAAGAAAAAAGAAAGAAGGCGATGTGTTTTTTCCTATCGGAATGATTGGCAAAAAGAAGGTCTCTAAGTTTTTTAAGGACGAAAAAATCTCTATTTTAGCCAAGCAAAAAATCTGGCTTCTGTGTGATGCTAATGAACAGATTATCGGGGTTTTACCTTTCCGGCAAGATGGAAGGTTTGCATCAAACAATAATTTGATAAATGAATTATTAATAAAATTGTAA